In Leptolyngbya sp. CCY15150, one DNA window encodes the following:
- the folB gene encoding dihydroneopterin aldolase: MDCLHVRGIRAYGYIGVFPEEQVLGQWFEVDLTLWLDLAPAGQSDRLDQTYDYSTMIPRVQHLIQTSRVKLVETLAETIAADILEQASLHQVRVMLIKRPSIPNFDGSIAVDITRPRGSD, from the coding sequence ATGGACTGTCTGCACGTGCGCGGCATCCGTGCTTATGGATATATCGGTGTATTTCCCGAGGAACAGGTTCTGGGGCAATGGTTTGAGGTTGACTTAACCCTCTGGCTCGATCTTGCCCCGGCAGGACAGAGCGATCGCCTGGATCAAACCTATGACTATTCCACCATGATTCCTCGGGTTCAACACCTTATCCAAACCAGTCGGGTAAAGCTCGTGGAAACCCTGGCAGAGACCATCGCTGCTGACATTCTTGAACAAGCTTCCCTGCACCAAGTACGGGTGATGCTCATCAAGCGACCATCCATCCCAAACTTCGATGGATCGATCGCCGTGGATATTACTCGTCCTCGTGGTTCTGACTAG
- a CDS encoding MogA/MoaB family molybdenum cofactor biosynthesis protein, with protein sequence MLPHPDIPHHPITCAVITVSDTRTPDSDRSGQMIQQLLDEAHHPILHYDLIRDEPDEIHHQVDLLCQQPDLYAIILNGGTGIAPRDTTYDAIERLLEKTLPGFGELFRSLSYQEIGSRAMASRAIAGIRNNTLIFSLPGSTNAVVLAMQKLILPELAHLTHQINPRP encoded by the coding sequence GTGCTTCCCCATCCTGACATTCCCCATCATCCGATTACCTGTGCTGTGATCACCGTCAGCGATACTCGCACCCCCGACAGCGATCGCAGCGGGCAAATGATTCAGCAACTGCTCGATGAAGCCCATCACCCAATTTTGCACTATGACCTGATTCGCGATGAGCCCGACGAGATCCACCACCAAGTAGACCTGCTGTGTCAGCAGCCCGATCTCTACGCCATCATCTTGAATGGCGGCACGGGCATTGCCCCTCGCGACACCACCTATGATGCGATTGAACGTTTGCTGGAGAAAACCCTGCCGGGTTTTGGTGAGCTTTTTCGTTCCCTGAGCTACCAAGAAATTGGCTCGCGGGCCATGGCATCAAGGGCGATCGCCGGCATCCGCAACAATACGCTAATTTTTTCCCTGCCAGGGTCTACGAATGCGGTGGTTCTTGCCATGCAGAAGCTCATTTTGCCCGAGCTAGCCCATCTCACCCATCAGATCAATCCGCGACCCTAG
- a CDS encoding DEAD/DEAH box helicase, with amino-acid sequence MISPNLDLSKLYPFPLDDFQTQAIAALDDGKSVVVCAPTGSGKTLIGEYAIHRALASNRRVFYTTPLKALSNQKLRDFRDRFGADNVGLLTGDVSINRHAPVLVMTTEIFRNMLYGTAIGAVGTSLVDVQAVVLDECHYMNDRQRGTVWEESIIYCPPEIQLVALSATVDNSDQLTDWICQVHGPTELIYSDFRPVPLEFNFCKPNGLFPLLNSTNTKINPRLKPKGGKKRSRQDSPALGYVISQLSQRDMLPAIYFIFSRKGCDRAVEEVSQMSLVTEQEQAKLKRYIDEFLSHNPDAARVGQVEPLYQGIAAHHAGILPAWKSLVEELFQMGLIKVVFATETLAAGINMPARTTVISSLSKRTDRGHRLLNASEFLQMAGRAGRRGMDERGYVVTVQTRFEGAQEASYLATSRADPLISQFTPSYGMVLNLLQTHSLEEAQELIERSFGQYLATLHLQPQQQAIADIEALIAKHQADLDHVDVDALAHYQKLNERLKEERRLLKVLKQQAQQAQAQDLALSVNFAIAGTILSLRQPEMTAVLVMKLPREGQDPFLVCLGQDNLLRVVTLADVAQLHAELPRLSEVDTWAPPRGIQPRPGYTCKGDDDTLAIARRLPQVELPQSFTPEVKEYLERVADIEDQIAHHPARQWGNPGQMIKHQKRIAKLEADLSDRLNKLEAHTHRYWQEFVNLMRILQHFQCLEGSEPAPIGQIAAAIRGDNELWLGLALASGELDALDPHQLAATCAALVTEVSRPDIWTRYDHSDAVEQALAGLRGLRRQLFQQQRRYQVALPVWLEQEWIALVEQWAMGEDWTDLCSNTSLDEGDLVRILRRTVDFLSQIPYVPYLSGDLRQNAQLAIRAIDRFPVNEADLTDILGDMGEPEPEDESEESEDESDVPLLTLDEETGKKP; translated from the coding sequence TTGATTTCGCCTAATCTTGACCTCAGTAAACTCTATCCCTTTCCGTTAGACGATTTCCAAACCCAGGCGATCGCCGCGTTGGATGATGGCAAATCCGTCGTCGTCTGTGCGCCCACCGGGTCGGGGAAGACGTTGATTGGGGAATATGCCATCCATCGCGCCTTGGCCAGCAATCGACGGGTGTTCTACACCACGCCTCTGAAAGCCCTGTCGAACCAAAAGCTGCGAGACTTTCGCGATCGCTTTGGCGCAGACAATGTCGGTTTGCTCACCGGTGACGTCTCGATCAATCGCCACGCCCCGGTGCTGGTGATGACCACCGAAATTTTCCGCAACATGCTCTACGGTACCGCCATTGGCGCTGTGGGCACATCCTTGGTGGACGTGCAGGCGGTGGTGCTCGACGAATGCCACTATATGAACGATCGCCAACGGGGCACGGTCTGGGAAGAGTCGATTATCTACTGTCCCCCCGAGATTCAGCTTGTGGCCCTGTCAGCCACGGTGGACAACAGCGATCAGTTGACCGACTGGATTTGTCAGGTGCATGGCCCCACAGAGTTGATCTATTCTGACTTCCGGCCAGTACCCCTAGAATTTAATTTCTGCAAGCCCAACGGTCTGTTCCCGCTGCTCAATTCTACGAACACCAAGATCAATCCTCGCCTCAAGCCCAAGGGAGGCAAGAAACGCAGTCGCCAAGATTCTCCGGCCCTTGGCTACGTGATCAGCCAACTCAGCCAGCGGGATATGCTGCCGGCCATCTACTTCATCTTCAGCCGCAAGGGGTGCGATCGCGCCGTGGAGGAGGTGAGCCAGATGAGCTTGGTGACGGAGCAGGAGCAGGCGAAGCTCAAGCGTTATATTGACGAGTTCTTGTCCCACAACCCTGATGCTGCGAGGGTTGGTCAGGTAGAACCGCTCTACCAAGGCATTGCCGCCCACCATGCCGGGATTCTGCCCGCTTGGAAAAGCTTGGTGGAAGAGCTGTTTCAGATGGGGTTGATTAAGGTGGTGTTTGCCACCGAAACCCTAGCAGCAGGGATTAACATGCCTGCCCGCACCACGGTGATTTCCAGCCTATCAAAACGCACCGATCGCGGTCATCGCCTGCTGAACGCCTCCGAATTCCTGCAGATGGCCGGACGGGCGGGGCGGCGGGGGATGGATGAGCGCGGCTATGTGGTGACGGTGCAAACCCGGTTTGAGGGAGCCCAAGAGGCCTCCTACCTCGCCACCTCCCGCGCTGATCCGTTAATTAGCCAATTTACGCCGAGCTACGGCATGGTGCTGAATTTGCTGCAAACCCATTCCTTGGAGGAAGCCCAAGAGCTGATTGAACGTAGTTTTGGGCAATATTTGGCGACCCTGCATCTCCAGCCCCAGCAGCAGGCGATCGCTGACATCGAGGCTCTGATTGCCAAACACCAAGCCGACCTCGACCATGTCGATGTTGATGCCCTTGCCCACTACCAAAAGCTAAACGAGCGACTGAAGGAAGAGCGCCGCCTGCTGAAGGTGCTGAAACAGCAGGCCCAGCAAGCCCAGGCCCAAGACTTGGCGCTATCGGTGAATTTTGCGATCGCTGGCACCATCCTCAGCCTCAGGCAGCCAGAGATGACCGCTGTTTTGGTGATGAAGCTGCCCCGGGAGGGTCAAGATCCCTTCCTGGTTTGCCTGGGGCAAGACAACCTGCTGCGGGTGGTTACCCTAGCGGATGTGGCCCAACTCCATGCGGAACTGCCGCGACTGTCGGAGGTGGATACCTGGGCCCCACCCCGAGGCATCCAGCCCCGCCCTGGCTATACCTGCAAGGGCGATGACGACACCTTAGCGATCGCCCGTCGATTGCCGCAAGTGGAGCTTCCCCAGTCCTTTACCCCGGAGGTGAAGGAGTATCTGGAGCGGGTGGCGGACATTGAAGACCAAATTGCCCATCATCCCGCCCGCCAGTGGGGTAATCCAGGGCAGATGATCAAGCACCAAAAGCGCATTGCTAAACTGGAGGCTGACTTAAGCGATCGCCTCAACAAACTTGAAGCCCATACCCATCGCTACTGGCAAGAGTTTGTCAATCTCATGCGCATTCTTCAGCACTTCCAATGCTTAGAAGGATCCGAGCCTGCACCCATTGGTCAAATTGCAGCGGCCATTCGCGGTGATAACGAACTGTGGCTGGGGCTAGCCCTAGCGTCTGGAGAGCTCGACGCCCTAGATCCCCACCAGCTTGCCGCCACCTGCGCCGCCCTAGTCACCGAAGTGTCCCGCCCCGACATTTGGACACGCTACGACCACTCCGATGCCGTCGAACAAGCCCTAGCTGGTTTACGAGGACTGCGACGACAGTTATTTCAGCAGCAGCGGCGCTACCAGGTGGCGCTACCCGTCTGGCTGGAACAAGAATGGATTGCCTTGGTTGAGCAGTGGGCCATGGGCGAAGACTGGACAGACCTCTGTTCGAACACCAGCCTGGATGAAGGTGATTTGGTACGGATTTTGCGCCGCACCGTTGATTTTCTCTCCCAGATTCCCTACGTACCCTACCTATCCGGGGATCTACGGCAAAATGCACAACTGGCGATTCGGGCCATCGATCGCTTCCCGGTGAATGAAGCTGACTTGACCGACATCCTAGGCGATATGGGTGAGCCGGAGCCCGAGGACGAGTCCGAAGAATCCGAGGACGAGTCTGATGTCCCTTTGTTGACCTTAGATGAAGAGACGGGCAAGAAACCTTAA
- a CDS encoding glutamate-5-semialdehyde dehydrogenase: MMGSATTSESLISIGQRTREAARRLAVLPGSARNQALEAIAQALEAAAPTITAANAADCESALADGLAKPLYGRLKLDAVKLAGAIAGVRDVAKLPDPVGAVDLHRVLDDGLVLQRIGCPLGVLGVIFEARPDAVVQIASLAVKSGNGVILKGGREAVRSCEALVTAIRAGLAKTDVDPDVVQLLTTREETRALLNLEGYVDLIIPRGSNSFVQFVQQNTQIPVLGHADGICHLYIDAAADLKQAVAIAVDAKTQYPSACNAIETLLVHSQIADRALPLLAEALRSQQVTLRGDDRVRAIVPMEAATDLDWETEYSDLILAIKLVDSLEEAIAHINTYGSRHTDAIVTTDDTAARTFLDQVDAAGVFHNCSTRFADGFRYGFGAEVGISTAKLPPRGPVGLDGLVTYKYQLVGEGHIAAPYTGANAKPFLHRDV; encoded by the coding sequence ATGATGGGTTCTGCAACAACATCAGAGTCTTTAATTTCCATTGGTCAACGTACCCGAGAGGCTGCCCGTCGCTTGGCGGTACTACCAGGATCAGCGCGCAACCAGGCCCTAGAAGCGATCGCTCAAGCCCTAGAGGCCGCTGCCCCTACGATTACAGCGGCCAATGCTGCCGACTGTGAATCTGCCCTGGCGGATGGATTGGCGAAACCCCTCTACGGTCGCCTGAAACTCGATGCCGTCAAGCTAGCAGGGGCGATCGCTGGCGTGCGGGATGTTGCCAAGCTGCCGGATCCAGTAGGTGCGGTTGATCTGCATCGCGTCTTGGATGACGGTCTAGTCCTACAGCGCATCGGCTGTCCCCTGGGTGTTCTTGGGGTAATTTTTGAAGCCCGCCCCGATGCGGTGGTGCAAATTGCGTCCCTAGCAGTGAAATCCGGTAATGGGGTGATTCTCAAAGGGGGCCGGGAGGCCGTGCGTTCCTGCGAGGCGCTGGTGACCGCCATCCGAGCTGGTCTTGCCAAAACCGATGTGGATCCCGATGTCGTGCAGTTGCTGACCACGCGGGAAGAAACTCGGGCATTGCTCAACCTAGAGGGTTACGTCGATCTGATCATCCCCCGAGGTTCTAACTCCTTCGTCCAATTTGTCCAGCAGAATACCCAAATTCCAGTCCTGGGCCACGCCGACGGTATTTGCCATCTCTACATTGATGCCGCCGCCGACCTAAAGCAAGCCGTAGCGATCGCTGTGGATGCCAAAACCCAGTATCCCTCCGCCTGCAACGCCATTGAAACCCTCTTGGTTCATAGCCAGATTGCCGATCGCGCCCTGCCGCTGCTGGCAGAAGCCCTGCGATCGCAGCAGGTGACCTTGCGAGGGGATGATCGAGTGCGGGCGATCGTGCCCATGGAAGCAGCCACCGATCTAGATTGGGAAACCGAATATAGCGACTTGATCTTGGCGATCAAACTGGTGGATTCCCTAGAGGAAGCGATCGCCCATATCAACACCTACGGATCCCGCCATACAGACGCGATCGTCACCACCGACGACACCGCCGCCCGCACCTTCCTAGACCAAGTAGATGCGGCTGGCGTCTTCCACAATTGCTCCACTCGCTTTGCCGACGGCTTCCGCTATGGCTTTGGGGCCGAAGTCGGCATCAGCACGGCTAAACTTCCCCCTCGGGGGCCCGTGGGTCTGGATGGCCTGGTCACCTACAAGTATCAATTAGTGGGCGAGGGCCACATTGCCGCTCCCTATACCGGCGCAAATGCCAAGCCCTTCCTCCATCGTGATGTATGA
- a CDS encoding DUF4278 domain-containing protein, with the protein MKLRYRGTDYLHNPTIIDDIEHRGVGHYRGHQIEFAYPRHIPVPQSLDGLTYRGVQYSVNESGQVETAPAAPRVVATPAMQDKVTTRVFANARKALPREVAMVHQENIRRRLQQRLDTARNQGNDQLIHQLEVEMQQFA; encoded by the coding sequence ATGAAATTACGGTATCGGGGTACGGACTATCTTCACAACCCCACTATTATCGATGATATAGAACATAGAGGCGTGGGTCACTATCGAGGACATCAGATCGAATTTGCCTATCCTCGCCATATCCCGGTTCCTCAGTCCCTAGATGGATTGACCTACCGCGGTGTGCAGTACAGCGTTAACGAGAGTGGACAGGTTGAGACAGCTCCTGCTGCACCTCGGGTTGTAGCCACCCCCGCTATGCAGGACAAGGTGACAACCAGGGTTTTTGCCAATGCTCGCAAGGCCCTGCCACGGGAGGTGGCGATGGTTCACCAGGAAAACATCCGCCGACGTCTACAGCAACGTCTAGACACGGCTCGCAATCAAGGCAATGATCAGCTGATCCACCAGCTTGAAGTTGAAATGCAGCAATTTGCCTAG
- the psb28 gene encoding photosystem II reaction center protein Psb28, translated as MAQIQFSVGVPETVIPDVRLTRARDGSNGQAIFYFENPDALSRDSTNEITGMYMVDSEGELVTREVKAKFVNGQPEAIEAIYVMKSAEEWDRFIRFMNRYAEENELGFNKT; from the coding sequence ATGGCTCAAATTCAATTTTCTGTGGGTGTACCCGAGACCGTGATTCCCGACGTTCGCCTAACCCGCGCACGCGACGGTAGTAATGGGCAAGCCATCTTTTATTTTGAAAATCCTGATGCCCTATCGAGAGATAGCACCAATGAAATTACGGGCATGTATATGGTGGATAGCGAGGGTGAATTGGTCACTCGTGAAGTTAAGGCCAAGTTTGTCAACGGGCAACCGGAAGCCATTGAAGCCATTTATGTCATGAAAAGTGCTGAGGAATGGGATCGCTTTATCCGGTTCATGAATCGCTACGCAGAGGAGAATGAACTAGGATTTAACAAGACCTAG